A stretch of Argiope bruennichi chromosome 10, qqArgBrue1.1, whole genome shotgun sequence DNA encodes these proteins:
- the LOC129988830 gene encoding uncharacterized protein LOC129988830 isoform X2: MSQAALLQNPMNFERLEDFSSYTSCIKFFGKPIIPPLVTAERRDEIYTLRASAVKKEIEILKRRESYSHPSRKVKEIYHMVAEHLGSSSIPSDFVPYFGNAQRNVSALHSFNGNGLISSPSADIRSFESSMHMSMTKIPSSDICSTVHTGVIVCPDVYNKKHENTRSIDVKSFSRPVPPNEFCFHMANPECSLCQTEHPRGPFPLAGVPYINSPAERICSVSDEEQTSVAEETEFESLVTVISGKKINTQDTDNESTFTCLTQSTDLEKYMDYSIEYSSTDDGASLSKSQISNQLNISSRSDDASSETLVNTESELTPCASALPELNGYTNEYNSVNFDTKREVSSLTTSASPDLQQRAHSVDSYMKIIKTCARKLYMKKSQSEPSHSDMSNLSNNFLPLTSSCEEDNSKPANLKMEVCDALNTSKNSVHLQITDTELSCDNIGDSPTEEKKTFKKGHIRTNSYTLEEPSSALIMAHADCNCKDDSETVMSPHSCSSEKVILQTQNPAFKKEKINIVLPPTPDRDKYFPILSSASCYQYEAKLETLTLDTTESEALPEDSSLSNITNLEDSDKKEEEASKSNVTESESTMDDISSQSNTAAVDDEEVNLEQVEILLEEEKKDTISEIGMKAAEPEPNEQNIVISSTSQSKLKGDDLQAYLNEIILEIQEKQQSRVQKLLEEQNKQWLQLQEEFKEQEKLLCVRLNLVGIPSTSDNVLENKPPSSSGDKSNQNLVESMPSDFQLCPDLKSLYNSNIINIDDKENLTTTENYSNTSKINLPTDSENKISDEGKAFVNENLFNTFTQHSNISGDSVAPSDKNITNTLKSSVSADNSNFSFSFTNDSLERSHTVHSTISSRSASSLEHHKPQSFNDSAGRCSSAQSGNFATSIPCSHSHSKMNNISSRGVHPVSYGPTISTSSYSLSNSASENIQEPTYKKPASLKLKSGYDTDGFLKDRVCDTTSKWLGGAYPSIAISSSSHLAAYSCSHSEMQLLTDQNNQTNVFKTPNSQRKQQTEKIIPPTYHPSLHCDNMALNEMGKYSQNLSACQHVSSGENFGELSVFTSLGNCTSMALPIICNSIEDRYFEKHFTCSQDDAFKEPATNLENSHFDGAIHFNSNKQYERETNASAWQQWHHGQNDFSVSATLKNKSSDLDQMNHMNSTILDSNAHSHTSMSRKVFSKHPLSIPVKSQSDSSISQNLHKMPPTNAVPTTQAKVEKQIISSSLTNLKRKHSKDFIRDPILLRKFEKLPAFVKGYLTRRLFKTERVQGLIKTLQDTALLIGKLGEELTLKGDAVSEHDVDFHRQLIVQLMTTFHSIYDIFCTISIKERMKIISESRSLEQKKKAAEKSKDSPVPVVTEKTAAAAHPRRSKLSAATIKALERKKRSSIDNRTYTVEDLKGCRVRIHSSTSSKSHSSSPSRIYKSSVGLALKRKTTNVRKTQHWK, from the exons gtaACTGCAGAAAGAAGAGATGAAATTTATACTCTCCGAGCATCAGCAgttaaaaaggaaattgaaattttgaaaagaagagaAAGTTATTCACATCCttcaagaaaagtaaaagaaatttatcatatgGTTGCG gAACACCTCGGATCTAGCAGTATTCCCAGTGACTTTGTACCATATTTTGGGAATGCCCAACGTAATGTTAGTGCCTTGCATTCTTTTAATGGAAATGGGCTAATATCAAGTCCATCAGCAGATATCAGATCCTTTGAAAGTTCAATGCACATGTCCATGACTAAAATTCCGTCAAGTGATATTTGTAGTACGGTTCATACAGGGGTGATTGTTTGCCCTGATGTTTACAATAAGAAGCACGAAAATACTAGAAGCATTGATGTGAAGTCATTTTCACGTCCTGTTCCTCCAAATGAATTCTGTTTCCATATGGCAAACCCAGAATGCTCTTTGTGCCAAACTGAACATCCTCGTGGACCATTTCCTCTAGCAGGGGTGCCTTATATAAATTCTCCAGCTGAACGAATCTGCAGTGTTTCTGATGAGGAACAGACTTCTGTTGCTGAAGAAACTGAGTTTGAATCACTTGTTACTGTTATTTCTGGTAAGAAAATCAATACCCAAGATACTGATAATGAAAGCACCTTCACTTGTTTAACACAAAGCACAGATCTTGAAAAGTATATGGACTATTCTATTGAATATTCCAGCACAGATGATGGAGCTTCCTTAAGTAAATCTCagatttccaatcaactaaatatATCCTCGAGATCTGATGATGCGAGCTCTGAAACTCTTGTTAATACTGAAAGTGAGTTGACACCTTGTGCTTCTGCTTTACCAGAACTGAATGGTTATACCAATGaatataattctgtaaattttgatACTAAAAGAGAAGTTTCTTCCTTAACAACATCAGCTTCACCCGATCTTCAACAAAGAGCTCATTCTGTTGAcagttatatgaaaataattaaaacgtgTGCCAGAaagttatatatgaaaaaatctcAGAGTGAACCTTCTCACTCTGATATGTCCAACTTGAGCAATAATTTTTTGCCATTGACAAGTTCCTGTGAGGAAGATAATAGTAAACCTGCCAATTTGAAGATGGAAGTTTGTGATGCTCTGAATACGTCCAAGAATTCAGTACATCTTCAGATTACTGACACTGAGTTATCCTGTGATAATATTGGTGATTCTCCCACTGAGGAAAAGAAGACATTTAAGAAAGGACATATAAGAACTAATTCGTACACTCTTGAAGAACCTTCATCTGCTTTGATAATGGCTCATGCTGATTGTAACTGCAAAGATGATTCTGAAACAGTAATGTCTCCCCATTCTTGTTCTAGTGAAAAAGTGATTCTACAAACTCAAAATCCTGcttttaaaaaggagaaaattaatattgtacTACCTCCAACACCAGACAGAGATAAATATTTCCCTATTTTGAGTTCTGCATCTTGTTATCAATATGAAGCTAAATTAGAGACACTTACATTAGATACAACAGAATCAGAAGCTCTTCCTGAAGATAGTAGTCtttcaaatataacaaatttagaaGATAGTGATAAGAAAGAAGAGGAGGCATCTAAATCGAATGTAACAGAATCTGAAAGTACTATGGATGATATTTCTTCACAGTCTAATACAGCTGCTGTTGATGATGAAGAAGTAAATCTGGAACAAGTGGAAATTTTGcttgaagaagaaaagaaagatacCATTTCTGAAATTGGAATGAAAGCAGCAGAGCCAGAGCCcaatgaacaaaatattgtaat ATCTTCTACTAGTCAAAGCAAATTAAAGGGAGATGATTTACAGgcttatttgaatgaaataattcttgAGATTCAAGAGAAACAACAATCACGAGTGCAAAAACTTCTTGAAGAACAAAATAAACAGTGGTTGCAACTCCAAGAAGAGTTTAAAGAACAAGAGAAATTATTATGTGTAAGACTCAATCTAGTTGGCATTCCCTCAACAAGTG ATAACGTTTTGGAAAACAAGCCTCCGTCCTCAAGCGGTGATAAAAGTAATCAGAATTTAGTTGAGTCAATGCCATCTGATTTTCAGTTGTGTCCAGACTTGAAGAGCTTGTATAattcaaatatcataaatatcGATGATAAAGAAAACCTTACAAcaacagaaaattattcaaatacatctaaaataaatttaccaacaGATTCCGAAAATAAGATCAGTGATGAAGGGAAAGCTTTTGTGAATGAGAATTTATTCAATACTTTTACACAACATTCTAACATATCTGGAGATTCAGTTGCCCCttctgataaaaatataactaataccTTGAAGTCATCTGTTTCTGCAGataatagtaattttagttttagtttcacTAATGATTCTTTAGAGAGATCCCATACTGTTCATTCTACCATATCCTCAAGATCTGCTAGCAGCTTGGAACATCATAAGCCTCAGTCATTTAATGATTCTGCTGGCAGATGTAGCAGTGCACAGTCTGGAAACTTTGCAACTTCAATACCATGTAGTCATAGtcattctaaaatgaataatatatcttCTAGAGGTGTGCATCCTGTCAGTTATGGACCTACAATTAGTACTTCTAGTTACTCCCTTTCCAACAGTGCATCTGAAAACATACAGGAGCCTACTTATAAAAAACCTGCAAGCTTAAAGCTTAAATCAGGTTATGATACTGATGGTTTTTTAAAGGACAGAGTTTGTGATACTACAAGCAAATGGCTTGGGGGAGCTTATCCTTCTATAGCAATATCATCTAGTTCTCATTTAGCAGCTTATTCTTGTTCGCATTCAGAGATGCAATTGTTGACTGAccaaaataatcaaacaaatgtttttaaaactccaAATTCTCAGAGAAAACAACAAACTGAGAAGATTATTCCTCCAACATATCATCCATCTTTGCATTGTGATAACATGGCATTGAATGAAATGGGAAAATATTCTCAAAACTTATCTGCATGTCAACATGTCAGTAGTGGGGAAAATTTTGGAGAATTATCTGTTTTTACTAGTTTAGGCAACTGTACATCAATGGCTTTACCAATAATCTGCAATTCAATAGAggatagatattttgaaaaacattttacttgTAGTCAAGATGATGCATTTAAAGAGCCTGCAACAAACTTAGAAAACTCTCATTTTGATGGtgctattcattttaattctaataaacaatatgaaagagaaacaaatgCATCAGCATGGCAACAGTGGCATCATGGACAAAATGATTTCTCTGTAAGTGCCACTCTAAAGAATAAAAGTTCAGATCTTGATCAAATGAATCATATGAATTCTACAATTTTGGATTCCAATGCACATTCCCATACCAGTATGTCAAGAAAAGTTTTTTCCAAACATCCCTTAAGCATACCAGTAAAAAGCCAAAGTGATTCTTCTATCAGCCAAAATCTTCATAAAATGCCTCCTACAAATGCAGTTCCTACTACTCAAGCAAAAGTcgagaaacaaattatttcttcctCTTTGACCAATTTGAAGAGAAAACATAGCAAAGACTTT attagaGACCCAATTCTtctcagaaaatttgaaaaactccCAGCTTTTGTAAAAGGGTATCTAACAAGAAGGCTTTTCAAGACTGAACGAGTACAAGGATTGATAAAAACTTTACAA GATACAGCTCTCCTTATTGGGAAGTTAGGCGAAGAATTAACTCTGAAAGGGGATGCTGTTTCTGAGCATGATGTAGACTTCCATAGACAGCTCATAGTGCAG ttgatgaCAACATTTCACagtatttatgatattttctgCACCATAAGtattaaagaaagaatgaagatTATTTCTGAATCTCGCAGCTTAGAACAAAAGAAGAAAGCTGCTGAAAAGTCTAAAGATTCTCCAGTTCCTGTT GTCACTGAAAAAACTGCTGCAGCTGCCCATCCAAGAAGGTCTAAACTCTCTGCTGCAACAATTAAAgctttagaaagaaaaaagag atcatCTATTGACAACAGAACATACACAGTTGAGGATTTGAAAGGCTGTAGAGTAAG AATTCATTCTTCTACCTCATCCAAGTCTCATTCCTCTTCACCTTCTCGTATATATAAATCTTCTGTTGGATTAGCGCTCAAACGAAAGACTACTA aTGTTCGGAAGACACAACATTGGAAATAA